The genome window NNNNNNNNNNNNNNNNNNNNNNNNNNNNNNNNNNNNNNNNNNNNNNNNNNNNNNNNNNNNNNNNNNNNNNNNNNNNNNNNNNNNNNNNNNNNNNNNNNNNNNNNNNNNNNNNNNNNNNNNNNNNNNNNNNNNNNNNNNNNNNNNNNNNNNNNNNNNNNNNNNNNNNNNNNNNNNNNNNNNNNNNNNNNNNNNNNNNNNNNNNNNNNNNNNNNNNNNNNNNNNNNNNNNNNNNNNNNNNNNNNNNNNNNNNNNNNNNNNNNNNNNNNNNNNNNNNNNNNNNNNNNNNNNNNNNNNNNNNNNNNNNNNNNNNNNNNNNNNNNNNNNNNNNNNNNNNNNNNNNNNNNNNNNNNNNNNNNNNNNNNNNNNNNNNNNNNNNNNNNNNNNNNNNNNNNNNNNNNNNNNNNNNNNNNNNNNNNNNNNNNNNNNNNNNNNNNNNNNNNNNNNNNNNNNNNNNNNNNNNNNNNNNNNNNNNNNNNNNNNNNNNNNNNNNNNNNNNNNNNNNNNNNNNNNNNNNNNNNNNNNNNNNNNNNNNNNNNNNNNNNNNNNNNNNNNNNNNNNNNNNNNNNNNNNNNNNNNNNNNNNNNNNNNNNNNNNNNNNNNNNNNNNNNNNNNNNNNNNNNNNNNNNNNNNNNNNNNNNNNNNNNNNNNNNNNNNNNttcttaatttttaaaaccttaGTACCAAAAGgtttaacaatttttaaaaaataaaaaataaaaataatcaatagTGTTGACATTATTTACATGATTCATTAGAAAAAGTAGAAAACTGTAAACTAGCAGGTCAACGAATACCAATAAGAAATATACATGCCAATATGCCATACTCAGCAGCTTGAAGAAAATTTGAAGATTATGAAAAAAGCCATACCTGTTGAATCCAAGATAAACATAAGTCAAAAAGGTTCTGCTCTAGTAGAAATTGTCCAACAGCTTGCACAACCTCAGTTGCTACTTCTCCTGAGAGTTGGTCAACCACTGGGCCTGATCTGTCCATTAGCTTCACAAGCAAGTGATCATCCCCTGTAGATAAAACTTCAGCATAAGCTGAATCCATATCACCGACATGAAGGGCATCCATTGCATTACTCCAAGATGTCCACACAGGGTCCCTGTCATGGCCAACATTATCATCTCCCATTGCTTCCGCAGTCATTTCAGGGATAGCTACTCTTGCAGTCCGAGAAGTTCCACCGTCCTCCCCAGCCACCCGAATTGCTTCCAATGTAGCTTCATCCTTTGAAGCTTGCCAAACGCTTCTTGCAGAAGGCCCCTCGCCAAGCCTAACAGGTCCAGCTCCTTTATCCCAAGCTCTCCTGCTGCCACCCTGATCACTCTCATGGTCTGATTTAGGTGACCTACCATCCATACTACTGCCACCTAGAGCTCTCCTTGAGCCAATCTGCCCATTTCTGGAAGCACCAGATGTGGGAAAATCCCATGCCTCAGACATGTCAGATCTCCAAGGAGGACCTCTTCCTCTCATGCCCATAGCAATTCCATCAGACTGGGCAATTCTTTCTCCAAATGGTATCCGCCCATCACTACCCCTTCCAAATTTGGCAGTAGAGTAATCAGGGAAACCATTATACTTGCCTAAAGGCCTATTAGAAGATCCCTCAAACCCCATTGCAAAATTACCACCTCTCCGACCTGAGGATATTGACAAGTCCCGCGCCATGTCTTCAACAACTCTCTCAAGACCTCTTACTCTGTTCTCTAAAGTTACCATGCTATCATGAGAACCACCCATGAAATCCTACAATATAAGAAGTTACCACTCATTTAAAAAAGCATATATAAGAACGTTCTTATATAATTGATGCCTAAATTGAGTATACCTGCAGCATGTTCATCAGATGAGCTTGTTGCCTCTCCAGCTGCAATAACTGCCTCTGGATAGCCAACCAATTTCCTTTGTTATTGAtgaaggatccttcagattgACCATCAGTTTTGGAGAAACCCACACGATTGCCAGATGATTCCCTTTGATTTATATCAATTCTATCATCACCATCTAATGCTCTCATTCTAGAGTCTCTTCCATTTATCCTCTCTTCAGGCCATTTATCCCGTGCAAGGTCATCAAGATCACGTTTAGAATATGGAGCAGAAGCTCCTCTCTCTATGTTACGATATTTACTGTTGGAAGATCCATGAAAATCATCATGCTGGATATTTCCAGTGCGATTTGACCTTCCCCTTGATTCTGTATCATTTAGCTCTGATTCTTCCTCATTGTTTGCATTTGAAGAACTGAGACATCTACGAGGAACAACTACTTCCACTGGCAAATCATCAGAACCCCTTGTTTCAAGTTTCTGGAAGAATTCTAGGTTTAGCTCTTTCTCAGTAAGGCCAGGTGCTTTCTTCTTCAATATTACAACTGCTTTTTCTGAAAAGCTGCTACCTTTGGCTTTAGAAACAGAATCTGAAGAAGGGGAAGTACCATTAGATGAATTCTTAGATGGTTGCTCTGATCTCCTGTCACTAGGATTTGGATTTTTCATGCCATTCTTCTCAGATGATTCAGCAACCCCAGGAGTTTCACCATCTGAAAATTGAGCAAAACAAAGACAATTCAATTTTGACAAACAACTGAATAACTTAAGGATCATTCTGAAGAACAAAACATTAGTGATGTGCCTACCACGAGAGGGTTTCTCATCATCTGGAGATCCATCTCCTCCTTTGCCTGCGATCTTTTTCCATAATTGCAATGCCTCTGTTATGCTATCTCTAACAGGTTTTATCTGTAAACCAATTAATCACAAGAATGTTGAGTTATTTTCAAGAAGATAGTTATCTTTTAACAAATTAGGAATTAAGGAAAGGAATGACAAACATGAAAATAATTCTTCAgctgtaaaaaaattgaaacatgtTTTTTCACAAATCATAGAAATTTAATCCAACTTGATGCTTGGTAAGAGAGTCAATGTTCTAACCATGTCATCAAACAATCAGTTTTGAGATGTTTGCATGGGCTGCATTGGGTAGCATCCCCTTGTGTTCTTTTTATAGAATTCTTAGATTATTTGAATTGTAAATCTTTAGGGGAACGATACATATTCTAGTTATCTAAACTATTTCCTCTTATGAATAAAAgtatttttacttattaaaagaTTAGCAACTTCACCTTCTATTActtgtccttaatttttttaatgattatatacaaatgaaaaaaatattagcaagaattttttttttttaagcactgAAGCATAAATCGTCTATTGGATATACAATTACAGGACCCCACTGAAGAAAGATCATGTAACAAGGCCACAAACAAAAGTATGTTGATCTtcctttattaaatttaacattaaaaaaaaaagaggaagaaaaaagaaaaatacattaCACCTAGTGACcagcaaaagagagagagagagagataagcaACTATAAAGTACAGCTACAGACAACGATAATTTCAAAAAAGATTGCAGAAGCCACCTTGTCAAAACGGCAAGACTCAAGCACTGTCAGTGTGGAGGCAGCTTTATCCGAAATCAAAACACTTGAATGCAATGCCAAGGCGGTCAATGCATCAGCTGCTGCCTTACGTGTTGCCCAGTCTGTACTCCCAAGGCACTCGTGAATACTTTGCAACAAATTTTCCAAGCTTTGAGGTGCAATTGCTCCCACCTGTAACAAGATCACACTACTTGAGAATTCATAATCTTGCTCCCACGGACAAAGCCAGAACTTTTTGTTGGGGGTCCCAGTAGtatcaaaatataattaatacatacacacacacacacatagttGTATGTAGGTatacaagtatatatatgttttactTAAAAGTGTAAGTGAAAAACTCTATGCTTGACTACTTTTTAAGAAAGGACAAAACTAACACCACATGCAAGGTTCtaaattcaatttctctttgGGATTTTATAACATTATAAGTTTTAATTAGATATCATCTTTTCATGTAACATTGTGTAAAACTCAATAATTATTTTCCAATATTGAGAACTTTAAAGactaaatttttacaataaaaaatgaatgtgAATTAAATATTCATATTGCCTCTGTAATATATTTATAGCTTTATTCTAATTTTATAagatcttttttattattattttattggtggAATCTGGAACGGTTGTTTATAATACTTCTAATAACAtctcaaacacaaaataacCAGCTATTTTCATTCCTCTCCTGGTAAAGCAAAACATGtgttattttctcaaaaaaattatacaaattttttgttcaacAAGTTGTAAATGGCCACTCAAGTCCAGCTGTAGCATGCAATGAATATATATCTTTCAATCCTAGATTGTGCAATATAGGCCTAAAGATATAATAGTTGTTCCTACACTAGCTTGTTCCAagttattaacaaattaatatatCTTTTGAATTCCtatattttctaacaaatgaaaCATACAGAGCTTAGATTTCAGCCAGATAATACAACCATAACATaaaatttcctataaaaaaaaaaaaacccaccaaataTACCACAAATTCAGCCAATAAAGACTACCTCAAATGGAACTTTGTCCCTTGTAAGAGCAAAGTCAAGGTAAGGACGCAAGTTCAAGATGCACAAAGtgttttacctatcaaaaaaaaatactcacaaAGTGTTTTGTGTAATTACCAATAATAACAAAGTTGTACCACAATTCAGTTCGATTATTTCCCACAATGTACATAGTAACTAGAACAAATCTGGTCACCGCATACATTTTCATCTAAAATTTCCAAATCTACCACAAACTTCAATTCCTTTCTATTCAATTACCACAATCGAATCCAATAACCACATACTAATCGAAACGAATCCAAAACCAAATACAATGCACAATGTACTACTACATAGTAACTAAACCAAATGCACATACATTTTCAACTAAAACCGCCAaaaatggtttcttttttttttttccccccaaattAATTACAAGTCACTAAAACCACCAAATCTAACACATTTTTGAATTCAACTCCTCTCTATTCACCTAACAAAATTACCACATTCTAATTGAATCGAACCCGATACTCAAAACAACACATTTCACTTCAAAATTACAGCAATTGAACACAATGCACATAGCAAAAGCAACGAAATCAGCACAAAACCTGAGACAAGCTAGCGACGACGGGCAAGAGCGAAGCCTTGTTGAGGAAGTTAGGATTATTAAGCAACCTAAAGATCCTAGGGCAGAGCTTCTGGAACGCGGAGACGGGAGGCTCGGCGGCGCACTCCACCATCTTCGCCATGCACATTGCCGCACCGGACTGCACCACCTTGTTCTGCTCCGCCATCGCCTCGAACAGCGGCCTGACGAACAGGCCCACGACGCTCTCGTTATTGCCGGCGGGGGGCTTGAGGTAGAGGTTGGAGAGCGAGCCAATGGCGTCGCGACAGGCGTCGCGGACGGCGGAGTCGGAGTCCTTGAGGCGCTTGATGACGTGGCCGATGATCTTGGTGAGGTGGGCGGAGGAGGAGTCCGGGTGGGCGGCGCAGGTGAAGGCGAGGAGGCGGAGGGAGTCCTTGCGGGCGGAGGGTTTCGGGTCGGAGGAAACGGCGTCGTAGAGGGAGTTGAGGAGCATTGGGAGGGCTTCAGGGGACAGGTTCTGGATTGTGGTTTGGAGATCTTCGATGGCGATTTGGTGAGTGTCGCGGTCGGAGAGTTTCGAGAGAGAGGTCAGGATTTTCTGTTTCAGCTCCACCATTGCTAGGTGGGTTGAAATGGAAGGAGATCTTGTGTTTTGCTTTGTGGTTTTTGGATTGGATTTGGGTTCTTGCTGTTGCTGCTGTTGGGATGACATttttgagagaagagagagagagagagagagagaagagagagttgTTACATTTGAGATCTGGGTGTTGTTTTTTGGAGTGAGTTTGAGTGAAGGAAAAAAGTGTGAgtatgtgggtgtttttttctttctttttttttgaaaaaaatgaatggGGGAATGTGATTATGTGAGTGAGTGagtaagagagagaggggaGCTGGGTTTGTGTGAAAGGGAGGGGATATGTGGACCAATGGGCAATGGTGACTTTTAATGGAAGGGAAATGGTGATTTGATTTTTGGGGTGATCTTGACTCTTCATCTTGTTTGGACTGTCAATGACAATGTGATGGAGGGTTGGGGTTGTGGGGGAAtaacattcttttcttttttactttaaatttgTATCTTagattggttttaattttagtttgggTAATAAAAACAAGATCctttctatttctatttatatGGATTGTCGGTTAAACATAAGAGAGAAACAGAAAATTTAATGGTGGATTTGACCGTTACAGAAAGccatgttatttaaaattttaaatggctcgaaatggatctattttaaataaagtaaatcttaatatttattttattttattttacgtTAGATACATATTAGGgtaataaaataagattgatgtcttctttctttttcatttaaaatgatAAGTGTTCATTTATATTGACGTCTTAAAATTgtcatattatttaaaattttaatcaagataaaaaaaaaaaaaatttctttctattctAAGGATAATTAGTTAAAAATACTTCAATGAGAGGGATTCAAGGGATCCTCTCctaaaactcaaaaattcatttcGAATCAAGAAAATGGTTACATTTTAAATGGGGAGGATCTTAAATTAACTTGATAAGGAATACACATTTAGATTTATACTATTTAATTTGAATCattgaatagatttttttaggaaaaatataaaaaatgtattaattagtaattacattttaaaatggagagagagagagagaaagatgagtgGATATTGACGtttgaaaaaaatatgtgaGTGGGGTATGTATTTGTTAGAATTGGTTATAGTGTGGGTAAGGTTGTTAGTGGAGGTTAAATAAAGTGATTAGGTTCTTAATTGTCTTTATTATAAGAAAAGAGTGAAGGTTAAACCTGTTGAATGAGAGAGAATTTGATTAAGGTAGACCCTACAATGATAAAGTAATAACTATCGGTTTGAAAAAAACAATAAGGTGGCATTTCATATTTATGAATGACAAGTACGACCTCTTAGATCTTTGGCCTTGAGCATGGAATTCGTCTTCATGTTTGCTTGAATTgttgctaaaataaaaaattaaaaaagtctACCATGAATATGATCTGTACTCCTTTCTTTATCAAAGATTGATACTGTTCTCTGTATTTAAAAATGGTGTCGTACAATGGAtcaaattcattgtttattGTGGACACAAGATAAGGATTTCACATTATTCAGTGTATTTGGGGTAGCCATATATGTGATGTGACACAATTTAGCTTCCTGAAAACACTGCAGATTGTCACGGCAAGAACGTGAATTCTTTTAATCTAGATACTAAAGACTCGAGGGAGAGAGATGAATAGGGGTTGACAATTCAAGACCCGATTGTTTCAAGTTAAAATGTTggtcatttcaaaattttctaaataataCTACAATatatagaagagagagagagagagagagagagagagagaggtgcaGCTATCCATTATTAACAATAACATGTTGTTCAAAGACGGAACCAAAATTCGAACTTGGGAGGGGCCaaagcttaaaaccaaaaaaaattataaaaataaaaactaacatctatttTGTAGGGACACGGTTTGCGGCCCAAGCCCAAGTTATA of Quercus lobata isolate SW786 chromosome 8, ValleyOak3.0 Primary Assembly, whole genome shotgun sequence contains these proteins:
- the LOC115955956 gene encoding microtubule-associated protein TORTIFOLIA1-like, with the protein product MSSQQQQQQEPKSNPKTTKQNTRSPSISTHLAMVELKQKILTSLSKLSDRDTHQIAIEDLQTTIQNLSPEALPMLLNSLYDAVSSDPKPSARKDSLRLLAFTCAAHPDSSSAHLTKIIGHVIKRLKDSDSAVRDACRDAIGSLSNLYLKPPAGNNESVVGLFVRPLFEAMAEQNKVVQSGAAMCMAKMVECAAEPPVSAFQKLCPRIFRLLNNPNFLNKASLLPVVASLSQVGAIAPQSLENLLQSIHECLGSTDWATRKAAADALTALALHSSVLISDKAASTLTVLESCRFDKIKPVRDSITEALQLWKKIAGKGGDGSPDDEKPSRDGETPGVAESSEKNGMKNPNPSDRRSEQPSKNSSNGTSPSSDSVSKAKGSSFSEKAVVILKKKAPGLTEKELNLEFFQKLETRGSDDLPVEVVVPRRCLSSSNANNEEESELNDTESRGRSNRTGNIQHDDFHGSSNSKYRNIERGASAPYSKRDLDDLARDKWPEERINGRDSRMRALDGDDRIDINQRESSGNRVGFSKTDGQSEGSFINNKGNWLAIQRQLLQLERQQAHLMNMLQDFMGGSHDSMVTLENRVRGLERVVEDMARDLSISSGRRGGNFAMGFEGSSNRPLGKYNGFPDYSTAKFGRGSDGRIPFGERIAQSDGIAMGMRGRGPPWRSDMSEAWDFPTSGASRNGQIGSRRALGGSSMDGRSPKSDHESDQGGSRRAWDKGAGPVRLGEGPSARSVWQASKDEATLEAIRVAGEDGGTSRTARVAIPEMTAEAMGDDNVGHDRDPVWTSWSNAMDALHVGDMDSAYAEVLSTGDDHLLVKLMDRSGPVVDQLSGEVATEVVQAVGQFLLEQNLFDLCLSWIQQVWLFS